The following are encoded together in the Daucus carota subsp. sativus chromosome 5, DH1 v3.0, whole genome shotgun sequence genome:
- the LOC108222262 gene encoding protein RADIALIS-like 3: MASNSITSSRNCGSTWTQRQNKQFEEALATYDRDTPDRWHNIARAVGGKSTEEVKRHYDILVKDIMQIESDQVPLPNYKNTGGNGRGFNNEQRLFKNLRL, encoded by the exons ATGGCATCAAACTCGATCACCTCTTCACGCAACTGTGGCTCTACCTGGACACAAAGGCAAAACAAGCAGTTTGAAGAAGCCTTGGCAACATATGATCGGGACACCCCTGACCGCTGGCATAACATAGCCAGAGCAGTGGGCGGGAAGTCCACAGAGGAAGTGAAAAGGCATTATGATATCCTTGTCAAGGATATCATGCAGATAGAATCTGATCAGGTACCATTACCCAACTACAAAAACACTGGAGGCAATGGCAGAGGATTCAACAATGAACAGAG GCTTTTCAAGAACCTAAGGCTGTAG
- the LOC108223038 gene encoding uncharacterized protein LOC108223038 — protein MNIYRLCSRQTVSNLSRLSSRIVSKNGHLCVTASPISSLSVDIYGGFVSKNPVRPNGSEPIWFGRRFYQSVQELGLGEVESDGEDPEDDGSMNEFLSRMVWIMRGKLSEVYVDSDRQTIDAMLMIIASKVVAEIEKSGLEKMLSSVAMVPSDDFSEDLWRMVWEVCTMVLEDMEKAGKKEKMKKFLQDDEVREMYKFAGEIGVRGEMLRELRFKWAREKLEESEFYESLERLREEEKQAQEAEESGTVREGETAESGTEMGSEKKDKVFALPKRHGKIKYKIYGLDLSDPKWAEVAKKIHETGEIIWPQEAKPISGKCKLITEKILTLQADDDVSPLLAEWVELLSPRRIDWIALLDKLKEQNEPIYFKVAELILNEESFQTNIRDYSKLIDNHAKENRLEDAERILKKMNEAGIIPDILTLSIMVHMYSKAGNLDRTKEAFDSLRSQGFIPDVNVYYAYIRACVNAGKPKLAESLVTEMETRDIKPTEEIYMALLRSFVQTCDIIGTQRIATTMQFAGFQPTKEFCRLLVEAYGQTGDPDQARHQFDHMLSMGHKADDKCTASMIAAYETKNLLDKALDLLLQLEKDGFEPGVATYSVLVDWFGQLQLIEEAEELLGKITELGEAPPLKLHISLCDMYLKAGVEKKALQALGVLESKKEQLSHEEFERVIRSLINGGFAQDAKRVQGLMETRGFAATDQLKVHLMAIETLNNTKRPTWSKPMSQVKR, from the exons ATGAATATATATAGATTATGTTCTAGGCAAACTGTTAGCAATTTGTCAAGATTGAGTAGTAGAATTGTATCTAAGAATGGCCATTTATGTGTAACTGCATCACCCATTAGTTCTTTGTCAGTTGATATTTATGGGGGGTTTGTTTCGAAAAACCCGGTTAGGCCAAACGGGTCAGAACCCATTTGGTTTGGGAGGAGGTTTTATCAGTCTGTTCAAGAATTAGGATTGGGGGAGGTGGAGAGTGATGGGGAAGACCCGGAGGATGATGGGAGTATGAATGAGTTTTTGTCGAGAATGGTGTGGATTATGCGGGGGAAGTTGTCGGAGGTTTATGTTGATTCGGATAGGCAGACAATTGATGCAATGCTGATGATTATTGCGTCGAAGGTTGTGGCGGAGATTGAAAAGAGTGGTCTTGAGAAGATGCTTAGTTCGGTGGCTATGGTCCCGTCGGATGATTTTAGTGAGGATTTGTGGAGGATGGTTTGGGAGGTTTGTACCATGGTTTTGGAGGATATGGAGAAGGCGGGGAAGaaggagaagatgaagaagtttCTTCAAGATGATGAAGTTAGGGAGATGTATAAGTTTGCTGGTGAGATAGGTGTTCGAGGGGAGATGTTGAGGGAGTTGAGGTTTAAGTGGGCTCGGGAGAAGCTTGAGGAGAGTGAATTTTATGAAAGTTTGGAGCGTCTTCGAGAGGAGGAAAAGCAAGCTCAAGAAGCGGAGGAATCTGGAACTGTGAGGGAAGGAGAGACTGCTGAAAGTGGTACAGAGATGGGAAGTGAAAAGAAAGATAAGGTTTTTGCACTTCCGAAGAGACATGGGAAGATAAAATACAAGATTTATGGCCTTGATCTCTCTGATCCTAAGTGGGCCGAAGTGGCGAAGAAAATTCACGAGACTGGAGAAATCATCTGGCCTCAGGAAGCAAAGCCAATATCAGGGAAATGCAAACTTATTACTGAGAAAATTCTTACATTACAAGCTGATGATGACGTTTCTCCTCTATTAGCTGAATGGGTGGAACTTCTCAGTCCCCGCAGGATTGACTGGATTGCTTTGCTTGATAAGTTAAAAGAACAGAATGAACCCATATATTTTAAG GTTGCAGAGCTTATACTGAACGAAGAATCTTTTCAAACAAACATTCGAGATTACTCAAAGCTTATTGACAATCATGCAAAAGAGAATAGATTAGAAGACGCAGAGAGAATTCTGAAGAAAATGAATGAAGCTGGAATCATACCAGATATATTGACGTTAAGTATTATGGTTCACATGTACAGCAAAGCAGGCAACCTTGATAGAACAAAAGAGGCATTTGATAGCTTAAGGAGCCAAGGTTTTATCCCTGATGTGAATGTCTATTATGCCTATATCAGGGCCTGTGTAAATGCTGGGAAGCCGAAATTGGCGGAGTCGCTTGTAACTGAGATGGAGACCAGGGATATTAAACCCACTGAGGAAATATATATGGCCTTGCTTCGGTCATTTGTTCAGACTTGTGATATTATCGGAACACAGAGGATTGCTACTACTATGCAGTTTGCAGGTTTCCAGCCGACCAAGGAGTTTTGTCGGTTGCTTGTTGAGGCTTATGGGCAAACTGGGGATCCAGATCAAGCAAGGCACCAGTTTGACCATATGCTAAGTATGGGTCACAAGGCAGATGACAAGTGTACAGCTAGCATGATTGCAGCGTATGAGACTAAAAATTTATTGGACAAGGCCTTGGATCTTTTGCTGCAGCTTGAGAAGGATGGCTTTGAGCCTGGTGTGGCTACTTACAGTGTCCTGGTCGACTGGTTTGGCCAATTACAGCTGATTGAGGAGGCCGAGGAATTGTTGGGTAAGATTACTGAGCTAGGTGAGGCTCCTCCTCTAAAGCTTCACATAAGCCTTTGTGATATGTACTTGAAGGCCGGGGTTGAAAAGAAGGCTCTTCAAGCCTTAGGAGTTCTAGAGAGTAAGAAGGAGCAGCTGAGTCATGAAGAGTTTGAGAGGGTTATCAGATCACTGATAAATGGTGGATTTGCCCAAGATGCTAAAAGGGTACAAGGATTGATGGAAACCAGGGGTTTTGCTGCTACAGATCAACTTAAAGTGCACCTAATGGCGATTGAGACTTTAAACAATACCAAGAGACCAACTTGGTCCAAACCAATGTCACAGGTAAAACGCTAA
- the LOC108221842 gene encoding uncharacterized protein LOC108221842 produces the protein MGEQRPMFRFRLPWMMSAPAPPPAVTPSPPRAVAPSTTSQPQTRVEPNVNPTTPARRPFRLSGMAPAPPPPPPIQPIVESQSRSEPITITSTPQTLPQASPIWSPKISARQDPRPLAEVPPETKSQSENSFQAALPPPLSPQLSVVSRPPSPRQLPSQLPSPKSSPQPSSPGPISSKSRDASRPSSPVHAQQPHSPRQFQSSGRKSPVTSSPSLTAPIVQQTEGTATKSPPRAESPNIEPNINPTTPVRRPFRLPGIAPAQPPPSIQPTVQRESQTEPLAVPSGPAFPLQAPPLWSPKTSAVVDSDPIPQPEVSVETKSQSQDPSKPALPSETHSQTTSQHPSPSSSPTSAQPGATPQLPSQLSATPQPPSPWRILSKERDTSQLPSSKSSPQPSSPNRQQFQKSSQAETVQQPRSPSQLDFLPPKKTSPITSSPSLTATDAQQTERTTRLPSPPMMSTHLKSPQPSATSDKPLSPVSVKPHVAVSPPQSPEDQSKTKLTSTVTFKSPTKVAKSPKGDIEMVENTSLVAQEPKERPKTVHFPGASGLSPNSKEKLKVSSQTEQKQLKDQHMVSGKEAKIPKATSFEEKQTYTMPSQQTDIKSTVSESRKKPVISNKDQIPFQNSLRNDISMFAQKMAMAHTENSKVEQLASVVALVGKNKGASMKLGFESPKDEGSLKTEPVDGTKEKERNKRAKRKRSSNENDQENQITKAFINNNVQDINNSILMNSFITERNPGVHVTLIYDPTEPILLYDGKGSSEARKDTI, from the coding sequence ATGGGGGAACAAAGGCCAATGTTCCGTTTCCGTCTCCCATGGATGATGTCTGCACCAGCCCCTCCTCCGGCTGTAACTCCGAGCCCTCCCCGAGCTGTAGCCCCTTCAACTACATCTCAACCTCAAACCAGAGTCGAGCCTAATGTAAACCCCACGACGCCTGCTAGAAGACCATTTAGGCTTTCGGGTATGGCCCcggcaccaccaccacctcctccCATTCAACCTATTGTTGAAAGCCAAAGCCGAAGTGAGCCTATTACGATCACTTCTACCCCCCAAACTTTGCCTCAGGCGTCGCCAATATGGTCTCCAAAAATATCCGCAAGACAAGATCCTCGTCCCTTGGCTGAAGTACCACCAGAAACCAAATCTCAGTCTGAAAATTCTTTTCAGGCAGCATTACCACCTCCACTGTCACCTCAACTCAGTGTCGTATCTCGCCCCCCATCTCCACGGCAATTGCCTTCTCAGCTCCCATCACCAAAATCCAGCCCTCAGCCCTCGTCACCAGGGCCTATATCTTCTAAATCAAGAGATGCCTCTCGACCCTCATCACCAGTTCATGCCCAACAGCCTCATTCTCCACGACAGTTTCAGTCTTCTGGCCGGAAATCTCCAGTCACCTCCTCTCCGTCTCTCACAGCCCCAATTGTACAACAAACAGAAGGAACAGCAACTAAAAGCCCTCCCCGTGCTGAATCCCCAAACATTGAGCCTAATATCAACCCTACTACGCCTGTTCGAAGACCATTTAGGCTTCCGGGTATAGCCCCAGCACAACCACCTCCTTCCATTCAACCTACTGTTCAACGCGAAAGCCAAACTGAGCCCCTTGCCGTTCCTTCTGGGCCAGCATTTCCACTGCAGGCGCCACCACTGTGGTCTCCAAAGACATCTGCAGTGGTAGATTCAGACCCTATTCCCCAACCTGAAGTATCAGTAGAAACCAAGTCCCAGTCCCAGGATCCTTCTAAACCAGCATTACCATCTGAAACTCATTCCCAAACTACATCTCAACACccatcaccatcatcatcaccGACATCAGCTCAGCCTGGTGCCACTCCTCAGCTCCCATCTCAACTGAGTGCCACTCCCCAGCCCCCATCACCATGGCGAATACTTTCTAAAGAACGAGACACGTCTCAGCTCCCATCATCAAAATCCAGCCCTCAGCCCTCATCACCAAACCGCCAGCAATTCCAAAAATCATCACAAGCTGAAACAGTCCAACAGCCTCGATCTCCATCACAGCTGGACTTTCTGCCTCCGAAAAAAACATCTCCAATCACCTCCTCTCCATCCCTCACAGCAACTGATGCACAACAAACAGAAAGAACAACAAGGCTCCCTTCTCCACCAATGATGTCGACTCACTTGAAGAGCCCACAGCCTTCTGCCACTTCCGATAAGCCTCTGTCACCAGTATCCGTAAAACCACATGTAGCTGTCTCTCCACCACAATCACCAGAGGATCAATCCAAGACAAAACTTACATCCACTGTAACCTTCAAATCCCCAACAAAGGTTGCAAAGTCTCCAAAAGGAGACATAGAAATGGTCGAAAACACTTCTTTGGTGGCACAAGAACCCAAGGAGAGGCCAAAGACTGTGCATTTTCCTGGGGCATCAGGGTTATCACCGAATAGCAAAGAGAAGCTAAAGGTTTCATCTCAGACGGAACAGAAGCAGCTGAAGGATCAGCATATGGTTTCTGGAAAGGAGGCGAAAATCCCCAAAGCCACCAGCTTCGAAGAAAAACAAACTTATACCATGCCTTCACAACAAACAGACATCAAAAGCACTGTCAGTGAGTCTCGTAAAAAGCCTGTGATATCAAATAAAGATCAAATTCCCTTCCAGAATTCGCTCAGAAACGACATTTCTATGTTTGCTCAAAAGATGGCTATGGCACATACAGAGAATTCCAAGGTTGAACAGCTAGCAAGCGTCGTGGCCTTGGTAGGAAAAAACAAAGGAGCATCCATGAAACTTGGTTTCGAGTCACCAAAAGATGAAGGATCGCTCAAAACTGAACCTGTTGACGGTACTAAAGAGAAGGAGAGAAACAAAAGAGCCAAGCGCAAGAGATCAAGCAATGAAAATGATCAAGaaaaccaaataacaaaagcaTTTATAAACAACAATGTCCAGGACATCAATAACTCCATTCTGATGAACAGCTTCATTACTGAAAGGAATCCCGGTGTCCACGTAACTCTCATTTACGATCCAACAGAGCCCATCTTGCTGTATGATGGTAAAGGGTCATCCGAGGCACGCAAGGACACCATCTGA
- the LOC108223427 gene encoding tubby-like F-box protein 5, with product MPFRCLLGKCQGGSERSSNRPADRKCGTNRGRSYVAPERFPCPSTTVQQSRWANLPPELLLDIIRKIEVREKWPARRDVVCCAAVCKSWRDTTKEIVRTPEQCGLLTFPMSLKQPGPRDSPLQCYIKRERGTSTYRLFLGLSPALAGEASKLLLTAKKIRKATKTEFVISLLANDFSQASDAYVGKLRSNFLGTKFVVYNSPPPCETPAEPDLHSCQKVCKKKVSPSVAVGNHKPATIKYELNVLRTRGPRRMQCTMHAIPFASIQEGGTAPTPSTFGHSTDEKYCPCTDLSEISELAHGTRAPLILKNKSPRWHEQLQCWCLNFKGRVTVASVKNFQLVAAVDISQDIPSAEQEKVILQFGKIGKDIFTMDYRYPLSAFQAFAICLSSFDTKPACE from the exons ATGCCTTTTAGATGTTTACTGGGCAAATGTCAAGGGGGTTCAGAGAGATCGTCGAATAGGCCAGCTGACCGGAAGTGTGGGACTAATCGTGGGCGGTCTTATGTAGCCCCTGAAAGGTTTCCATGTCCCTCAACAACGGTTCAGCAAAGCAGGTGGGCTAATTTACCTCCTGAGTTGCTTCTTGACATAATACGCAAAATAGAGGTCCGTGAGAAGTGGCCTGCACGGAGAGATGTGGTTTGTTGTGCTGCAGTTTGCAAGTCATGGAGAGATACAACTAAAGAGATTGTTAGGACACCGGAACAATGTGGCTTGCTCACATTCCCCATGTCGTTGAAGCAG CCTGGACCAAGGGATTCACCACTTCAATGCTATATAAAGAGGGAAAGGGGAACATCAACATATCGGTTATTTCTTGGGCTTAGTCCAG CTCTGGCAGGGGAAGCTAGTAAATTGTTGCTGACAGCAAAGAAGATCAGAAAGGCCACAAAAACCGAATTTGTAATATCCTTGCTTGCTAATGACTTTTCTCAAGCCAGTGATGCTTATGTTGGGAAGTTGAG ATCTAATTTTCTTGGAACCAAATTCGTGGTGTACAATAGTCCGCCCCCATGTGAAACTCCAGCAGAACCTGATCTCCATTCATGTCAGAAAGTATGTAAAAAGAAGGTTTCTCCAAGTGTAGCAGTTGGTAATCATAAACCAGCAACCATAAAATACGAGCTTAATGTTCTGCGCACAAGAGGGCCAAGAAGAATGCAATGTACTATGCATGCCATACCGTTTGCTTCAATCCAGGAAGGCGGGACTGCTCCTACTCCATCGACGTTTGGGCATAGCACTGATGAAAAATATTGTCCCTGTACAGACCTCTCAGAAATATCAGAACTGGCTCATGGTACAAGAGCtccattaattttgaaaaataaatctcCTAGATGGCACGAGCAATTACAGTGTTGGTGTCTGAATTTCAAAGGTCGTGTCACTGTTGCATCAGTCAAGAACTTCCAGCTCGTGGCAGCTGTCGATATATCACAAGACATTCCATCCGCAGAACAAGAGAAAGTGATACTGCAATTTGGAAAGATTGGGAAGGACATTTTCACTATGGATTATCGCTACCCTCTGTCTGCCTTCCAAGCCTTTGCTATATGCTTAAGCAGTTTTGACACTAAACCCGCCTGCGAATAA